Below is a genomic region from Streptomyces ferrugineus.
GGAACGTCTCGCGAGTCAGCCATTGATCTCGGTTCCTTGTACGGAGTTTTCAGGGGCGGTCAGTCGCATCACCAGGGCGTCCACGTTCCCCGGCTGGTAGTAGCCGCGCCGGAAGCCGATGGCCTCGAAGCCGAAGCGCTCGTACAGCTTCTGCGCGCGGACGTTGTCCACGCGGCACTCCAGCATCACCTCGGCGCACTCGAAGTCGGTCGCAGCGCGCAGCAGTTCGGTCAGGAGGCGGCCGCCGAGTCCCGTGCCCCAGTGGTCGCGGGCGACGGCGATGGTCTGGATGTCGGCCAGGTCGCCGGAGGAGGCGAGGCCGGCGTAGCCGACGATCCGCCCGCCGTCCTCGGCCACCACATAACGCCGGGTCGCCCCGGGCCCCCGGGAGTGAGCCAGCTCGGACCAGAACATGCCCCGGGACCAGGCGTCCTCGGGGAAGAGGTCCTTCTCCAGCTCCAGCACGGCGTCGATGTCCCACCAGCGCAGCTCGCGCAGCACCGCTTGCACCTGTGTCACTTGGGGGTGACCACCTTGTAGTTCTTGGGGACCTGGGCGTCGGGGCGGCGCAGGTACAGCGGCCGGGGCGCGGGCAGTTCCTCGCCCGCGGCCAGTCTCTCGGCGGCCAGTCCCGCGAGCGCCGCCGCCGAGACGTGCTCGGGCTCGTGGGCGTGCGGGAAGGTGTCGGGGTAGAGCAGCGCGCCCGCGCCGACGGCCGGCAGTCCGGCGACCTGGTCGGCGATGTCGGCGGGCCGGTCGACGGCCGGGTCGGTCAGGCGGGTGCGGGAGTCGGCGTACCGCGCCCAGTAGACCTCCTTGCGCCGGGCGTCGGTCGCCACGACGAACGGGCCCTTCTCGATGTCGGCGGCGTAGGCGAGTGCGTCCAGCGTGCACAGGCCGTGCACGGGGACGCCGAGGGCGAGGCCGAAGGTGTCGGCGGTCATCAGGCCGACGCGCAGCCCGGTGTAGGGGCCGGGTCCGATGCCTACGACGATGCCGGTGACGGCGTCGAGTTTCACACCGGCCTCGGTGAGGACGCGGTCGACGGCCGGCAGCAGCAACTCGCCGTGGCGGCGCGCGTCCACCTGGCTCGACGAGGCGATGACGTCCGTGCCGTCGTGCAGCGCGACGGTGACGGCGGGGGTGGCGGTATCCAGAGCGAGCAAGAGCACGCAAACAGCCTACGGCGCCCGCGCCCCGGGAAGCGCCGCCCCGGTCGGGCGCCGGACGGCTGCTACGGTCGGCCTTGATCACGGCATACGACGATCACGGCATATGACACGAACGCTGAGGTGGGCGACGGTGGCAGGCAGCAGCTCCGGTTTTGTGGTGGGGCTGACCACGGCCGCCCTCGCGACCGTCGGCTTCCTCGCCTTCCAGGCCTCGGCGAGCGTCCCGGCCGACCTGGCCAGGCAGCGCGCCGACCGCTCACCCGAGGTGAGTACGTCCAAGGCGCCCCGCGACCAGAAGGACCCCGACGCGCTGCCGGCCGGGTCCGGCACCGGGCGGCGGGTCGTGTACTCC
It encodes:
- the rimI gene encoding ribosomal protein S18-alanine N-acetyltransferase, whose protein sequence is MQAVLRELRWWDIDAVLELEKDLFPEDAWSRGMFWSELAHSRGPGATRRYVVAEDGGRIVGYAGLASSGDLADIQTIAVARDHWGTGLGGRLLTELLRAATDFECAEVMLECRVDNVRAQKLYERFGFEAIGFRRGYYQPGNVDALVMRLTAPENSVQGTEING
- the tsaB gene encoding tRNA (adenosine(37)-N6)-threonylcarbamoyltransferase complex dimerization subunit type 1 TsaB, which gives rise to MLLLALDTATPAVTVALHDGTDVIASSSQVDARRHGELLLPAVDRVLTEAGVKLDAVTGIVVGIGPGPYTGLRVGLMTADTFGLALGVPVHGLCTLDALAYAADIEKGPFVVATDARRKEVYWARYADSRTRLTDPAVDRPADIADQVAGLPAVGAGALLYPDTFPHAHEPEHVSAAALAGLAAERLAAGEELPAPRPLYLRRPDAQVPKNYKVVTPK